Proteins found in one Brachypodium distachyon strain Bd21 chromosome 5, Brachypodium_distachyon_v3.0, whole genome shotgun sequence genomic segment:
- the LOC104581393 gene encoding uncharacterized protein LOC104581393, whose translation MASTAVRTPQPPPGHAFTKPNGRQIITQYLAPKALHGGRGTFFPGHVAEGVDVFSASPEALPFHPSCNRTRPNGDVWGYFFAARPAGDARPVPGGCWVRYGLDKGYGHGGDPQAAVAFRRRFAFHVTWLRGDGRGVASVPTPWLMKEYRLNKGAAAFRAGPWAAASMDCVVCKVFRTPVCGNTLVLSVVTIRGKNI comes from the exons ATGGCTTCAACGGCCGTGCGGACTCCGCAGCCACCACCGGGCCACGCGTTCACCAAACCCAACGGCCGCCAGATCATCACGCAGTACCTGGCCCCCAAGGCGctccacggcggccgcggcacCTTCTTCCCCGGCCACGTTGCGGAGGGCGTGGATGTCTTCTCCGCGAGCCCCGAGGCGCTCCCCTTCCACCCCAGCTGCAACAGGACGCGGCCGAACGGGGACGTGTGGGGCTACTTCTTCGCGGCCCGTCCCGCCGGCGACGCGCGGCCGGTGCCCGGCGGGTGCTGGGTGCGGTACGGCCTCGACAAGGGATACGGGCACGGCGGGGATCCTCAGGCGGCGGTCGCCTTCAGACGCAGGTTCGCGTTCCACGTGACGTGGCTGCGCGGCGACGGCAGGGGGGTGGCGTCGGTGCCGACGCCGTGGCTGATGAAGGAGTACCGGCTCAACAAGGGCGCGGCCGCCTTCCGGGCCGGGCCCTGGGCCGCGGCGAGCATGGACTGCGTCGTCTGCAAGGTCTTCAGGACGCCCGTG TGCGGGAACACCTTGGTCTTGTCTGTTGTTACCATTCGAGGAAAAAACATTTGA